A single region of the Sorex araneus isolate mSorAra2 chromosome 7, mSorAra2.pri, whole genome shotgun sequence genome encodes:
- the C7H8orf58 gene encoding uncharacterized protein C8orf58 homolog, whose protein sequence is MLGRRRVFTVEPLGGRDGTGEELAHGCVVPGVTSTYRRISDADQGGSPASGQGDEELRAPGRQVPILKLASRDSGVEMALGDGLLATSVGLYQDSLDFEPTRGPESPAHLGRLRASRKLEQVLERSRQLTASPASTLRRHVRSPEPPRKAECEMGLFGAGTQETLEVDMDPEGSLAEAAVVGACLPGQGLRYLEHLCQVLEQMARLQQLCLQLQPRQPAVDSEGEAAPPAPPSVAPGNEVQESWELLSLKETAETGAAAALLPEVEEPSANPPRLLEDPAEPEHPFPASQGHRVKVLLRRIRWRNPWRPETPTPPEDCAPEMESRNLPERSPRGLLRKTFMPSLVVKKQRAKNLSVC, encoded by the exons ATGCTGGGCCGGCGACGCGTCTTCACCGTGGAGCCGCTCGGCGGCCGGG ATGGGACTGGCGAGGAGCTGGCGCACGGCTGCGTGGTGCCCGGAGTCACCAGCACCTATAGACGGATCTCAGACGCCGATCAGGGTGGCTCACCCGCGTCCGGGCAGGGAGACGAGGAACTGAGAGCCCCGGGGAGGCAGGTGCCCATTCTCAAACTGGCCTCTCGAGACTCGGGAGTGGAGATGGCCCTTGGGGATGGCCTCCTGGCCACCTCTGTGGGCCTTTACCAAGACTCTTTGGACTTTGAGCCCACAAGGGGCCCCGAGTCCCCTGCCCACCTCGGCCGGCTCCGAGCCAGCCGGAAGCTGGAGCAGGTGCTGGAACGCTCCCGCCAGCTTACCGCTTCCCCTGCCAGCACGTTACGACGACACGTCCGCTCCCCGGAGCCACCACGCAAGGCTGAGTGCGAAATGGGCCTTTTTGGAGCAGGGACACAAGAGACCCTGGAGGTAGACATGGATCCTGAAGGCAGCCTGGCAGAAGCAGCAGTG GTTGGGGCCTGCCTCCCCGGGCAGGGTCTTCGCTACCTGGAGCACCTCTGCCAGGTGCTGGAGCAGATGGCGCGGCTCCAGCAGCTCTGCCTGCAGCTGCAGCCCCGGCAGCCCGCGGTG GACTCTGAGGGCGAGGCGGCCCCCCCAGCTCCACCCTCTGTCGCCCCTGGCAATGAAGTGCAGGAGTCCTGGGAGCTGCTCAGCCTGAAGGAAACTGCAGAGACAG GGGCAGCGGCAGCTTTACTGCCAGAGGTGGAGGAACCCAGCGCCAACCCCCCCAGGCTGCTGGAGGACCCAGCAGAGCCAGAGCACCCCTTTCCAGCCTCCCAGGGACACAGG GTCAAGGTCCTGCTCAGGCGGATCCGCTGGAGGAACCCTTGGCGCCcagagacccccaccccacctgaggACTGTGCCCCTGA GATGGAATCAAGGAACCTACCTGAGAGGTCACCGCGAGGCCTTCTCCGAAAGACCTTTATGCCATCATTAGTGGTTAAGAAGCAGCGAGCAAAAAACCTGTCTGTGTGCTGA